A region from the Salidesulfovibrio onnuriiensis genome encodes:
- the secA gene encoding preprotein translocase subunit SecA, translating to MLKFLFGSKNDRYLKKLEPIIAQINDLEPQMQALSDEDFPAKINQWKDEVQNQGRDLDDLLPECFALVREAGRRAMGMRHYDVQLIGGMVLHQGKISEMKTGEGKTLVATLAVVLNALSCKGVHVVTVNDYLAKRDAEWMGQLYGFLGLTVGVIVHGLSDEERKAAYASDITYGTNNEFGFDYLRDNMKFYKEQLVQRELNYAIVDEVDSILIDEARTPLIISGAADSASGLYQRINGLVPSLKMSTPRDPEDKDTPPDGDFELDEKGKTITLTDAGVEKCEELLGIDNLFDPQHISLQHHILQALKAHHCFHLDVDYMVTEGQVVLVDEFTGRPMPGRRLSEGLHQAIEAKEGVKVESENQTLASITFQNYFRMYEKLAGMTGTADTESVEFNQIYGLEVIVIPTHKDMIRKDHPDAIFKSQQEKYNAIALDIQDCYKRGQPVLVGTVSIEKSELISRMLKKLKVPHNVLNAKHHENEAQIVAEAGEKQKVTIATNMAGRGTDIKLGEGVKELGGLHILGTERHESRRIDNQLRGRSGRQGDPGSSRFYLALDDDLMRLFGSDRLKGIMERLGMEEGQAIENKMVSGAIEKSQTRVENHHFEIRKQLLEYDDVMNQQRHAIYELRRDLMSAESMDGIVEEYAEDLFEEILSPALAEKNLDDETKAAVRLRLEEVFDFGRYEGFRNSDELPGLDQAMAWTKDILKVLEASAPGHYQEILRYFLLESLDRNWKEHLLNMDHLRDGIGLRGYGQKDPKQEYKREGFELFQEMIYTIKETAMRAFCHLRIEAEVKEEEFQHETNEDVEYQDSESSRRKQTTVRRDAPKVGRNDPCPCGSGKKYKKCCGK from the coding sequence ATGCTCAAATTCCTTTTTGGATCCAAGAACGACCGCTACCTGAAAAAACTGGAGCCCATCATCGCCCAGATCAATGATCTGGAGCCGCAGATGCAGGCTCTTTCCGACGAGGATTTCCCGGCCAAGATCAATCAGTGGAAGGACGAGGTCCAGAACCAGGGCCGCGACCTGGACGACCTCCTGCCCGAATGCTTTGCGCTGGTGCGCGAGGCGGGCCGACGCGCCATGGGCATGCGCCATTACGACGTGCAGCTCATCGGCGGCATGGTCCTGCACCAGGGCAAGATCTCGGAAATGAAGACCGGTGAGGGCAAGACCCTGGTGGCGACCCTGGCCGTGGTGCTCAACGCGCTTTCCTGCAAAGGTGTGCACGTGGTCACGGTCAACGACTACCTGGCCAAGCGCGACGCCGAGTGGATGGGGCAGCTTTACGGCTTCCTGGGCCTTACCGTGGGCGTTATCGTGCACGGGCTTTCCGACGAGGAACGCAAGGCCGCCTACGCCTCCGACATCACCTATGGCACCAACAACGAATTCGGGTTCGACTACCTGCGCGACAACATGAAGTTCTACAAGGAACAGCTCGTGCAGCGCGAACTCAACTACGCCATCGTCGACGAAGTTGACTCCATCCTCATCGACGAGGCGCGCACCCCGCTGATCATCTCCGGCGCGGCCGACTCGGCCTCGGGCCTGTACCAGCGCATCAACGGCCTGGTGCCCAGCCTGAAGATGTCCACCCCACGCGATCCCGAGGACAAGGACACCCCGCCGGACGGCGACTTCGAGCTGGACGAGAAGGGCAAGACCATCACCCTGACCGACGCGGGCGTGGAAAAATGCGAGGAGCTGCTGGGCATCGACAACCTGTTCGACCCGCAGCACATCTCCCTGCAGCACCACATCCTGCAGGCGCTCAAGGCGCACCACTGCTTCCATCTCGACGTGGACTACATGGTCACCGAAGGCCAGGTGGTGCTGGTGGACGAATTCACGGGTCGTCCCATGCCGGGCCGCCGCCTGTCCGAGGGCCTGCACCAGGCCATCGAGGCCAAGGAAGGCGTGAAGGTGGAATCCGAGAACCAGACCCTGGCCTCCATCACCTTCCAGAACTATTTCCGCATGTATGAAAAGCTGGCGGGCATGACCGGTACGGCGGACACCGAATCCGTGGAATTCAACCAGATCTACGGGCTCGAGGTCATCGTCATCCCCACGCACAAGGACATGATCCGCAAGGACCACCCGGACGCGATCTTCAAGAGCCAGCAGGAAAAGTACAACGCCATCGCCCTGGATATTCAGGACTGCTACAAGCGCGGCCAGCCCGTGCTTGTGGGCACCGTGTCCATCGAGAAGTCCGAGCTCATCTCGCGCATGCTCAAGAAGCTCAAGGTGCCGCACAACGTGCTCAATGCAAAGCACCACGAAAACGAGGCCCAGATAGTGGCCGAAGCCGGTGAAAAGCAGAAGGTCACCATCGCCACCAACATGGCCGGCCGAGGCACGGACATCAAGCTGGGCGAAGGCGTCAAGGAACTGGGCGGCCTGCACATCCTGGGCACCGAACGCCACGAATCCCGGCGTATCGACAACCAGCTGCGCGGCCGTTCCGGTCGCCAGGGCGACCCGGGCTCCTCGCGTTTCTATCTGGCCCTGGACGACGATCTCATGCGTCTGTTCGGCTCGGACCGGCTCAAGGGCATCATGGAGCGCCTGGGCATGGAAGAGGGTCAGGCCATCGAGAACAAGATGGTCTCGGGGGCCATTGAAAAGTCCCAGACCCGGGTGGAAAACCACCACTTTGAAATCCGCAAGCAGCTCCTGGAATACGATGACGTCATGAACCAGCAGCGCCACGCCATCTATGAACTGCGCCGCGACCTCATGTCCGCGGAAAGCATGGACGGCATTGTCGAGGAATACGCCGAGGACCTGTTCGAGGAGATCCTTTCCCCGGCCCTGGCCGAAAAGAACCTGGACGACGAGACCAAGGCCGCCGTGCGCCTTCGCCTGGAAGAGGTCTTCGACTTCGGCCGCTACGAGGGCTTCCGCAATTCGGACGAACTGCCGGGCCTGGATCAGGCCATGGCCTGGACCAAGGACATCCTCAAGGTGCTGGAGGCTTCCGCCCCCGGTCATTACCAGGAAATCCTGCGCTACTTCCTGCTGGAGTCCCTGGACCGCAACTGGAAGGAACACCTGCTGAACATGGACCACCTGCGCGACGGCATCGGACTGCGCGGCTACGGCCAGAAGGACCCCAAGCAGGAATACAAGCGCGAAGGCTTCGAGCTGTTCCAGGAGATGATCTACACCATCAAGGAAACAGCCATGCGCGCCTTCTGCCACCTGCGCATCGAGGCCGAGGTCAAGGAAGAGGAATTTCAGCACGAAACCAACGAGGACGTGGAATACCAGGACAGCGAATCCTCCCGCAGGAAGCAGACCACGGTGCGGCGCGACGCCCCCAAGGTGGGCCGCAACGATCCCTGCCCCTGCGGGTCGGGCAAGAAATACAAGAAGTGCTGCGGCAAGTAG